Proteins encoded together in one Urocitellus parryii isolate mUroPar1 chromosome 3, mUroPar1.hap1, whole genome shotgun sequence window:
- the Slc44a2 gene encoding choline transporter-like protein 2 isoform X1: protein MGGDRQDYYGKHGTPQKYDPTFKGPIYNRGCTDVICCVLLLLAIVGYVAVGIVAWTHGDPRKVIYPTDSRGEFCGQKGTKNANKPFLFYFNIVKCASPLVLLEFQCPTPQICVEKCPDRYLTFLSARNSRDFEYYKQFCVPGFQNNKGLAEVLRDGDCPAVLTPSKPLARRCFPAIHARKGVLMVGNETTYEDGHGSRKNITELVEGAKKANGILEARQLAMRIFEDYTVSWYWIVIGLVIAMVLSLLFIILLRFLAGIMVWVMIVMVILVLGYGIFHCYMEYARLRGEAGSDVSLVDLGFQTDLRVYLHLRQTWMAFMIILSILEVVIILLLIFLRKRILIAIALIKEASRAVGYVMCSLLYPLVTFFLLCLCIAYWASTAVFLSTSNEAVYKILDDATCSLAGKTCNPETFRSSNESRLCPNAHCQFAFYGGESGYHRALLGLQIFNAFMFFWLANFVLALGQVTLAGAFASYYWAMRKPDDLPAFPLFSAFGRALRYHTGSLAFGALILAIVQIIRVMLEYLDQRLKAAENKFAKFLMTCLKCCFWCLEKFIKFLNRNAYIMIAIYGTNFCTSARNAFFLLMRNIIRVAVLDKVTDFLFLLGKLLIVGSVGILAFFFFTHRIRIVQDTAPPLNYYWVPILTVIVGSYLIAHGFFSVYGMCVDTLFLCFCEDLERNDGSQERPYFMSPELRDILLKGSAEEGKQEEVEE from the exons ATGGGGGGCGATCGGCAGGATTACTACGGGAAGCACG GAACTCCCCAGAAGTACGATCCTACCTTCAAAGGACCCATTTACAACAG GGGTTGCACGGATGTCATCTGCTGTGTGCTGCTTCTTCTGGCCATTGTGGGTTATGTGGCCGTGGGCATCGTAG CTTGGACCCATGGGGACCCTCGAAAGGTGATCTATCCTACTGACAGCCGTGGGGAGTTCTGCGGGCAGAAAGGCACAAAAAATGC GAACAAACCCTTCCTATTCTACTTCAACATTGTGAAGTGTGCCAGCCCCCTGGTCCTGCTGGAATTCCAGTGTCCCACCCCACAG ATCTGTGTGGAGAAATGCCCCGACCGCTACCTCACCTTCCTGAGTGCCCGAAATAGTCGGGACTTCGAGTACTACAAGCAGTTCTGTGTTCCTGGCTTCCAGAACAATAAG GGTCTGGCAGAAGTGCTTCGAGATGGTGACTGCCCTGCTGTTCTCACCCCCAGCAAACCCT TGGCCCGGCGATGCTTCCCAGCCATCCATGCCCGCAAAGGGGTCCTCATGGTGGGCAACGAGACGACTTATGAAGATGGGCACGGCTCTCGGAAGAACATCACAGAACTGGTGGAGGGTGCCAA AAAGGCCAATGGCATTCTGGAGGCACGACAGCTAGCCATGCGGATATTTGAAGATTATACCGTCTCTTGGTACTGGATTGTCAT AGGCCTGGTCATCGCCATGGTGCTGAGCCTCCTTTTCATCATCCTGCTGCGCTTCTTGGCTGGCATTATGGTCTGGGTGATGATCGTCATGGTGATTCTGGTGCTGGGCTATG GAATATTTCACTGCTACATGGAGTATGCCCGGCTGCGTGGGGAGGCCGGCTCTGATGTCTCCCTGGTGGACCTTGGCTTCCAGACAGACCTCCGGGTGTACTTGCACTTACGGCAGACCTGGATGGCCTTCA TGATCATTCTGAGCATTCTTGAAGTGGTCATCATCTTGCTGCTCATCTTTCTCCGGAAGAGAATTCTCATCGCCATTGCACTCATCAAAGAAGCCAGCAG GGCTGTGGGATACGTTATGTGCTCCCTGCTGTACCCTCTGGTCACCTTCTTCCTGCTGTGTCTTTGCATCGCATACTGGGCCAGCACTGCTGT CTTTCTGTCCACTTCTAATGAAGCTGTCTATAAGATTTTGGATGATGCCACCTGCTCACTAGCTGGGAAAACCTGCAACCCTGAG ACCTTCCGTTCCTCCAATGAATCCCGCCTATGCCCCAATGCGCATTGCCAGTTCGCCTTCTATGGCGGTGAGTCGGGCTACCACCGCGCGCTGCTGGGCCTGCAGATCTTCAATGCCTTCATGTTCTTTTGGCTGGCCAACTTCGTGCTGGCCCTGGGCCAGGTCACACTGGCTGGGGCATTTGCCTCCTACTACTGGGCCATGCGCAAGCCAGACGACCTGCCAGCCTTCCCGCTCTTCTCTGCCTTTGGCCGGGCACTCAG GTACCACACAGGATCCTTGGCCTTTGGCGCTCTCATTCTGGCCATTGTGCAGATCATCCGAGTGATGCTTGAGTATTTGGATCAGCGCCTGAAAG ctGCGGAGAACAAGTTTGCCAAGTTTCTCATGACCTGTCTCAAGTGTTGCTTTTGGTGCCTGGAGAAGTTCATCAAATTCCTCAACAGGAATGCCTACATCATG ATCGCCATCTACGGCACCAACTTCTGCACCTCGGCTAGGAATGCCTTCTTCCTGCTCATGAGAAACATCATCAG AGTGGCCGTCCTAGACAAAGTTACCGACTTCCTCTTCCTGTTGGGCAAACTTCTGATCGTGGGCAGTGTGG GAatccttgctttcttcttcttcacccATCGTATCAGGATCGTGCAAGATACAGCACCACCTCTCAATTATTACTGGGTCCCAATACTG acAGTGATTGTTGGGTCCTACTTGATTGCCCATGGCTTCTTCAGCGTCTACGGCATGTGTGTGGATACGCTATTCCTCTGCTTCT GTGAGGACCTTGAGAGGAATGACGGCTCTCAGGAGCGACCCTACTTCATGTCGCCCGAGCTGAGAGACATCCTGTTAAAGGGGAGTGCGGAGGAGGGCAAGCAGGAGGAAGTCGAGGAGTAG
- the Slc44a2 gene encoding choline transporter-like protein 2 isoform X2: MEDDRKDGAYGTPQKYDPTFKGPIYNRGCTDVICCVLLLLAIVGYVAVGIVAWTHGDPRKVIYPTDSRGEFCGQKGTKNANKPFLFYFNIVKCASPLVLLEFQCPTPQICVEKCPDRYLTFLSARNSRDFEYYKQFCVPGFQNNKGLAEVLRDGDCPAVLTPSKPLARRCFPAIHARKGVLMVGNETTYEDGHGSRKNITELVEGAKKANGILEARQLAMRIFEDYTVSWYWIVIGLVIAMVLSLLFIILLRFLAGIMVWVMIVMVILVLGYGIFHCYMEYARLRGEAGSDVSLVDLGFQTDLRVYLHLRQTWMAFMIILSILEVVIILLLIFLRKRILIAIALIKEASRAVGYVMCSLLYPLVTFFLLCLCIAYWASTAVFLSTSNEAVYKILDDATCSLAGKTCNPETFRSSNESRLCPNAHCQFAFYGGESGYHRALLGLQIFNAFMFFWLANFVLALGQVTLAGAFASYYWAMRKPDDLPAFPLFSAFGRALRYHTGSLAFGALILAIVQIIRVMLEYLDQRLKAAENKFAKFLMTCLKCCFWCLEKFIKFLNRNAYIMIAIYGTNFCTSARNAFFLLMRNIIRVAVLDKVTDFLFLLGKLLIVGSVGILAFFFFTHRIRIVQDTAPPLNYYWVPILTVIVGSYLIAHGFFSVYGMCVDTLFLCFCEDLERNDGSQERPYFMSPELRDILLKGSAEEGKQEEVEE; the protein is encoded by the exons GAACTCCCCAGAAGTACGATCCTACCTTCAAAGGACCCATTTACAACAG GGGTTGCACGGATGTCATCTGCTGTGTGCTGCTTCTTCTGGCCATTGTGGGTTATGTGGCCGTGGGCATCGTAG CTTGGACCCATGGGGACCCTCGAAAGGTGATCTATCCTACTGACAGCCGTGGGGAGTTCTGCGGGCAGAAAGGCACAAAAAATGC GAACAAACCCTTCCTATTCTACTTCAACATTGTGAAGTGTGCCAGCCCCCTGGTCCTGCTGGAATTCCAGTGTCCCACCCCACAG ATCTGTGTGGAGAAATGCCCCGACCGCTACCTCACCTTCCTGAGTGCCCGAAATAGTCGGGACTTCGAGTACTACAAGCAGTTCTGTGTTCCTGGCTTCCAGAACAATAAG GGTCTGGCAGAAGTGCTTCGAGATGGTGACTGCCCTGCTGTTCTCACCCCCAGCAAACCCT TGGCCCGGCGATGCTTCCCAGCCATCCATGCCCGCAAAGGGGTCCTCATGGTGGGCAACGAGACGACTTATGAAGATGGGCACGGCTCTCGGAAGAACATCACAGAACTGGTGGAGGGTGCCAA AAAGGCCAATGGCATTCTGGAGGCACGACAGCTAGCCATGCGGATATTTGAAGATTATACCGTCTCTTGGTACTGGATTGTCAT AGGCCTGGTCATCGCCATGGTGCTGAGCCTCCTTTTCATCATCCTGCTGCGCTTCTTGGCTGGCATTATGGTCTGGGTGATGATCGTCATGGTGATTCTGGTGCTGGGCTATG GAATATTTCACTGCTACATGGAGTATGCCCGGCTGCGTGGGGAGGCCGGCTCTGATGTCTCCCTGGTGGACCTTGGCTTCCAGACAGACCTCCGGGTGTACTTGCACTTACGGCAGACCTGGATGGCCTTCA TGATCATTCTGAGCATTCTTGAAGTGGTCATCATCTTGCTGCTCATCTTTCTCCGGAAGAGAATTCTCATCGCCATTGCACTCATCAAAGAAGCCAGCAG GGCTGTGGGATACGTTATGTGCTCCCTGCTGTACCCTCTGGTCACCTTCTTCCTGCTGTGTCTTTGCATCGCATACTGGGCCAGCACTGCTGT CTTTCTGTCCACTTCTAATGAAGCTGTCTATAAGATTTTGGATGATGCCACCTGCTCACTAGCTGGGAAAACCTGCAACCCTGAG ACCTTCCGTTCCTCCAATGAATCCCGCCTATGCCCCAATGCGCATTGCCAGTTCGCCTTCTATGGCGGTGAGTCGGGCTACCACCGCGCGCTGCTGGGCCTGCAGATCTTCAATGCCTTCATGTTCTTTTGGCTGGCCAACTTCGTGCTGGCCCTGGGCCAGGTCACACTGGCTGGGGCATTTGCCTCCTACTACTGGGCCATGCGCAAGCCAGACGACCTGCCAGCCTTCCCGCTCTTCTCTGCCTTTGGCCGGGCACTCAG GTACCACACAGGATCCTTGGCCTTTGGCGCTCTCATTCTGGCCATTGTGCAGATCATCCGAGTGATGCTTGAGTATTTGGATCAGCGCCTGAAAG ctGCGGAGAACAAGTTTGCCAAGTTTCTCATGACCTGTCTCAAGTGTTGCTTTTGGTGCCTGGAGAAGTTCATCAAATTCCTCAACAGGAATGCCTACATCATG ATCGCCATCTACGGCACCAACTTCTGCACCTCGGCTAGGAATGCCTTCTTCCTGCTCATGAGAAACATCATCAG AGTGGCCGTCCTAGACAAAGTTACCGACTTCCTCTTCCTGTTGGGCAAACTTCTGATCGTGGGCAGTGTGG GAatccttgctttcttcttcttcacccATCGTATCAGGATCGTGCAAGATACAGCACCACCTCTCAATTATTACTGGGTCCCAATACTG acAGTGATTGTTGGGTCCTACTTGATTGCCCATGGCTTCTTCAGCGTCTACGGCATGTGTGTGGATACGCTATTCCTCTGCTTCT GTGAGGACCTTGAGAGGAATGACGGCTCTCAGGAGCGACCCTACTTCATGTCGCCCGAGCTGAGAGACATCCTGTTAAAGGGGAGTGCGGAGGAGGGCAAGCAGGAGGAAGTCGAGGAGTAG
- the Slc44a2 gene encoding choline transporter-like protein 2 isoform X3 codes for MGGDRQDYYGKHGTPQKYDPTFKGPIYNRGCTDVICCVLLLLAIVGYVAVGIVAWTHGDPRKVIYPTDSRGEFCGQKGTKNANKPFLFYFNIVKCASPLVLLEFQCPTPQICVEKCPDRYLTFLSARNSRDFEYYKQFCVPGFQNNKGLAEVLRDGDCPAVLTPSKPLARRCFPAIHARKGVLMVGNETTYEDGHGSRKNITELVEGAKKANGILEARQLAMRIFEDYTVSWYWIVIGLVIAMVLSLLFIILLRFLAGIMVWVMIVMVILVLGYGIFHCYMEYARLRGEAGSDVSLVDLGFQTDLRVYLHLRQTWMAFMIILSILEVVIILLLIFLRKRILIAIALIKEASRAVGYVMCSLLYPLVTFFLLCLCIAYWASTAVFLSTSNEAVYKILDDATCSLAGKTCNPETFRSSNESRLCPNAHCQFAFYGGESGYHRALLGLQIFNAFMFFWLANFVLALGQVTLAGAFASYYWAMRKPDDLPAFPLFSAFGRALRYHTGSLAFGALILAIVQIIRVMLEYLDQRLKAAENKFAKFLMTCLKCCFWCLEKFIKFLNRNAYIMIAIYGTNFCTSARNAFFLLMRNIIRVAVLDKVTDFLFLLGKLLIVGSVGILAFFFFTHRIRIVQDTAPPLNYYWVPILTVIVGSYLIAHGFFSVYGMCVDTLFLCFLEDLERNDGSAERPYFMSSTLKKLLNKTNKKVAES; via the exons ATGGGGGGCGATCGGCAGGATTACTACGGGAAGCACG GAACTCCCCAGAAGTACGATCCTACCTTCAAAGGACCCATTTACAACAG GGGTTGCACGGATGTCATCTGCTGTGTGCTGCTTCTTCTGGCCATTGTGGGTTATGTGGCCGTGGGCATCGTAG CTTGGACCCATGGGGACCCTCGAAAGGTGATCTATCCTACTGACAGCCGTGGGGAGTTCTGCGGGCAGAAAGGCACAAAAAATGC GAACAAACCCTTCCTATTCTACTTCAACATTGTGAAGTGTGCCAGCCCCCTGGTCCTGCTGGAATTCCAGTGTCCCACCCCACAG ATCTGTGTGGAGAAATGCCCCGACCGCTACCTCACCTTCCTGAGTGCCCGAAATAGTCGGGACTTCGAGTACTACAAGCAGTTCTGTGTTCCTGGCTTCCAGAACAATAAG GGTCTGGCAGAAGTGCTTCGAGATGGTGACTGCCCTGCTGTTCTCACCCCCAGCAAACCCT TGGCCCGGCGATGCTTCCCAGCCATCCATGCCCGCAAAGGGGTCCTCATGGTGGGCAACGAGACGACTTATGAAGATGGGCACGGCTCTCGGAAGAACATCACAGAACTGGTGGAGGGTGCCAA AAAGGCCAATGGCATTCTGGAGGCACGACAGCTAGCCATGCGGATATTTGAAGATTATACCGTCTCTTGGTACTGGATTGTCAT AGGCCTGGTCATCGCCATGGTGCTGAGCCTCCTTTTCATCATCCTGCTGCGCTTCTTGGCTGGCATTATGGTCTGGGTGATGATCGTCATGGTGATTCTGGTGCTGGGCTATG GAATATTTCACTGCTACATGGAGTATGCCCGGCTGCGTGGGGAGGCCGGCTCTGATGTCTCCCTGGTGGACCTTGGCTTCCAGACAGACCTCCGGGTGTACTTGCACTTACGGCAGACCTGGATGGCCTTCA TGATCATTCTGAGCATTCTTGAAGTGGTCATCATCTTGCTGCTCATCTTTCTCCGGAAGAGAATTCTCATCGCCATTGCACTCATCAAAGAAGCCAGCAG GGCTGTGGGATACGTTATGTGCTCCCTGCTGTACCCTCTGGTCACCTTCTTCCTGCTGTGTCTTTGCATCGCATACTGGGCCAGCACTGCTGT CTTTCTGTCCACTTCTAATGAAGCTGTCTATAAGATTTTGGATGATGCCACCTGCTCACTAGCTGGGAAAACCTGCAACCCTGAG ACCTTCCGTTCCTCCAATGAATCCCGCCTATGCCCCAATGCGCATTGCCAGTTCGCCTTCTATGGCGGTGAGTCGGGCTACCACCGCGCGCTGCTGGGCCTGCAGATCTTCAATGCCTTCATGTTCTTTTGGCTGGCCAACTTCGTGCTGGCCCTGGGCCAGGTCACACTGGCTGGGGCATTTGCCTCCTACTACTGGGCCATGCGCAAGCCAGACGACCTGCCAGCCTTCCCGCTCTTCTCTGCCTTTGGCCGGGCACTCAG GTACCACACAGGATCCTTGGCCTTTGGCGCTCTCATTCTGGCCATTGTGCAGATCATCCGAGTGATGCTTGAGTATTTGGATCAGCGCCTGAAAG ctGCGGAGAACAAGTTTGCCAAGTTTCTCATGACCTGTCTCAAGTGTTGCTTTTGGTGCCTGGAGAAGTTCATCAAATTCCTCAACAGGAATGCCTACATCATG ATCGCCATCTACGGCACCAACTTCTGCACCTCGGCTAGGAATGCCTTCTTCCTGCTCATGAGAAACATCATCAG AGTGGCCGTCCTAGACAAAGTTACCGACTTCCTCTTCCTGTTGGGCAAACTTCTGATCGTGGGCAGTGTGG GAatccttgctttcttcttcttcacccATCGTATCAGGATCGTGCAAGATACAGCACCACCTCTCAATTATTACTGGGTCCCAATACTG acAGTGATTGTTGGGTCCTACTTGATTGCCCATGGCTTCTTCAGCGTCTACGGCATGTGTGTGGATACGCTATTCCTCTGCTTCT TGGAGGATCTGGAGAGAAACGATGGGTCAGCCGAGAGGCCTTACTTCATGTCTTCCACTCTCAAGAAGCTCTTGAACAAGACCAACAAGAAGGTGGCAGAGTCCTAA